In Oncorhynchus kisutch isolate 150728-3 linkage group LG5, Okis_V2, whole genome shotgun sequence, a genomic segment contains:
- the LOC109891389 gene encoding keratin, type I cytoskeletal 18 yields the protein MSYRPSSSHTSFQRSAPVSSYRAASTYGGAGGQGTRISSTAYGGLRSGAPASSSSYSTSSFKVSGGGMGMGGGMGAAMGLGMGGLIKTTAASGGGGHVMGNEKGAMQNLNDRLANYLETVRNLEQANGQLEMKIREALEKGGPDARDYSKYSPILDDLRKKVFDATADNASLVLQIDNARLAADDFKVKFESENGIRQSVEADIAGLKKVIDDTNMGRMNAESEIEAVKEELIFLRKNHDNEVMEMRNQITQSGVQVDVDAPKGQDMSLVMEEMRAKYEKMALKNAEDLKVWHENQISDVQVQVSQNTEALQGAQVEMSDLHRQLQTLEIELASQQSLKSSLEDTLHNVEMRSNMEVEKYNAILIRLEGELTNLRGNIQHQGQEYEALLNMKMKLEAEIATYRSLLDGGDFKLQDAMDDLKP from the exons ATGAGTTACAGACCGTCCAGCAGCCACACCTCTTTCCAACGCTCCGCGCCTGTGTCCTCCTACCGGGCCGCCAGCACCTATGGCGGGGCCGGAGGCCAGGGCACCCGCATTTCCTCCACAGCCTACGGGGGCCTCCGCAGCGGTGCCCCGGCcagctcctcctcctactccacaTCCTCCTTTAAGGTGAGCGGCGGTGGTATGGGCATGGGTGGTGGCATGGGTGCCGCTATGGGTTTGGGCATGGGTGGTCTGATCAAGACGACGGCGGCAAGTGGTGGCGGTGGTCACGTCATGGGAAACGAGAAGGGGGCCATGCAGAACCTGAACGACCGTCTGGCCAACTACCTGGAGACGGTGAGGAACCTGGAGCAGGCCAACGGACAGCTGGAGATGAAGATCCGAGAGGCCCTGGAGAAGGGAGGACCAGACGCCCGCGACTACAGCAAGTACAGCCCTATACTGGACGACCTGCGCAAGAAG GTCTTTGATGCGACAGCGGACAATGCTAGCCTTGTGCTCCAAATCGATAATGCCCGCTTAGCTGCAGATGACTTCAAAGTAAA GTTTGAATCTGAGAATGGCATTCGCCAGTCAGTGGAGGCAGACATTGCCGGGCTGAAGAAGGTCATCGATGACACCAACATGGGCAGGATGAACGCGGAGAGTGAGATCGAGGCCGTGAAGGAGGAGCTCATCTTCCTCAGGAAGAACCATGACAAT GAAGTGATGGAGATGAGGAACCAGATCACTCAGTCGGGGGTGCAGGTGGACGTGGACGCCCCCAAGGGTCAGGACATGTCACTGGTcatggaggagatgagggccaAGTACGAGAAGATGGCTCTGAAGAACGCAGAGGACCTCAAAGTGTGGCACGAAAACCAG ATCTCAGACGTGCAGGTGCAGGTATCACAGAACACAGAGGCCCTGCAGGGGGCCCAGGTTGAGATGAGTGACCTACATAGACAGCTACAGACCCTCGAGATTGAGCTGGCGTCCCAACAAAGCTTG AAATCCTCCTTAGAGGACACCTTGCATAACGTGGAGATGCGTTCCAACATGGAGGTGGAGAAGTACAATGCCATCCTCATCCGTCTGGAGGGCGAGCTGACCAACCTGCGGGGCAACATCCAGCATCAGGGCCAGGAGTATGAGGCGCTGCTCAACATGAAGATGAAGCTGGAGGCCGAGATCGCCACCTACAGGAGCCTGCTCGACGGAGGTGACTTCAA GCTCCAAGACGCAATGGATGACCTGAAACCCTAA